A genomic stretch from Seriola aureovittata isolate HTS-2021-v1 ecotype China chromosome 13, ASM2101889v1, whole genome shotgun sequence includes:
- the clec14a gene encoding C-type lectin domain family 14 member A: MASWFSSCWIYLWIIVLSGRVSADLASPPNYTIHHTKVNFDQAKENCSPNVLTTLATEQEATEILRLISRSVLPESEFIFWVGLRKAKNECVVPALPLRGFKWAKDGSEESQVSRWMKEPQSTCTTVRCAALQVLFNQSAVTWWGLIPVTCKNSYQFICKLTRRTAEDRRTTTTLAAPEPPKHAAPEPPNPATPEPPNPDTPEPTKHVVPEPPKPATPEPPKPATPEPPNPATQEPPKHAAPEPPIPATPEPPKPATLEPPNPATREPPTPATPEPSKPLAPKPPKPAAAEPPRPNAPETGPPLGSDPCLLPLIPDARALSLDPDNSSRIQVECWSYIPLELHCWGHPAVWHFVDDSPANFTTICLPCSDGFHKDASANCVDIDECTSGARCRHTCLNTEGSYRCICSDENGKHHDEGSPACTDTMATDDNSTLTGILIAVAITVVVLVVLVVVILVAVKYCLMRRSEKRAMKDLERMAMKNKDGKGGDDVM, translated from the coding sequence ttggatcattgtcctgtctgGAAGAGTCTCTGCTGATTTGGCTTCACCGCCAAATTACACCATCCATCACACCAAGGTCAACTTTGACCAGGCCAAGGAGAACTGTTCTCCCAATGTCCTCACCACCCTCGCCACTGAGCAGGAGGCCACCGAAATCCTCAGGCTCATCTCCAGGTCAGTGCTGCCAGAGAGTGAATTCATCTTTTGGGTCGGGCTGAGGAAAGCCAAGAACGAGTGTGTCGTCCCTGCGCTGCCACTCAGGGGATTCAAGTGGGCGAAGGACGGCAGCGAGGAGTCGCAGGTGAGCCGCTGGATGAAGGAGCCGCAGAGCACCTGCACAACGGTTCGCTGCGCAGCTCTGCAGGTGTTGTTTAATCAGTCAGCAGTGACATGGTGGGGTCTGATCCCAGTCACATGTAAGAATTCTTACCAGTTCATCTGCAAACTGACAAGACGGACAGCTGAGGACAGAAGGACCACTACTACACTTGCTGCACCAGAACCACCTAAACATGCTGCACCAGAACCACCTAATCCTGCTACACCAGAACCACCTAATCCTGATACACCAGAACCGACTAAACATGTTGTACCAGAACCACCTAAACCTGCTACACCAGAACCACCTAAACCTGCTACACCAGAACCACCTAATCCTGCTACACAAGAACCACCTAAACATGCTGCACCAGAACCCCCAATCCCCGCAACACCAGAACCACCTAAACCTGCTACACTGGAACCACCTAATCCTGCTACAAGAGAACCACCTACACCTGCTACACCAGAACCATCTAAACCTCTTGCACCAAAACCTCCgaaacctgctgcagctgaaccaCCTAGACCTAATGCACCAGAAACTGGACCACCACTGGGGTCAGACCCGTGTCTGCTCCCCCTTATACCTGACGCCCGCGCCCTCAGTCTGGACcctgacaacagcagcaggatcCAGGTGGAGTGCTGGTCCTACATCCCGCTGGAGCTCCACTGCTGGGGTCATCCTGCTGTGTGGCATTTCGTGGACGACTCCCCTGCTAACTTCACAACCATCTGCCTACCGTGCAGTGATGGCTTCCACAAAGACGCTTCTGCAAACTGCGTGGACATAGATGAGTGCACCAGTGGCGCCCGCTGCAGGCACACCTGTCTGAACACCGAGGGCTCTTACAGGTGCATCTGCTCCGACGAGAACGGGAAACACCACGACGAGGGCTCGCCGGCATGTACGGATACCATGGCAACTGATGACAACAGCACGCTGACGGGCATCCTGATCGCCGTGGCGATCactgtggtggtgctggtggtgctagtGGTAGTTATCCTAGTGGCAGTGAAGTACTGCCTGATGAGAAGGTCAGAGAAACGTGCCATGAAGGACTTGGAGAGGATGGCGATGAAGAATAAAGATGGCAAGGGGGGTGATGATGTAATGTGA